The DNA region CTTTCGGCGGATTGCGTATGCTTTTATTCACATTTAAGATACTTGATGATTGAATAAAAATACCATAATAACAGCGACATGCCAGACATAAGACATATCGCTGTTTTTTTCTGCTGTAATCTGCTCGATTATATAATTCGAGTGAATATTTAAAGATATCACATGTGTTTTTCGATTTACAATAAAAAACGATCACGTAATAAATATAAACCCAAAAAACCCAAAAAGCGAAAAGGCAGTCACACCAGAATGTGACTGCCTTTCTGTTATAGCACACCATATAGGGATAAAGCTATTCTTAAAAACCTTGCACTAAAATGTATCACTGACCCTCATGGAAGAAATAAGGCAGAGCATCATAGATGTAATGTCTTACATAGCCCCACCAGTGGGTATTGTTGGGCGCTTCAAGGAAGTAAAGATTACCCTTTGAGAAGTCACTTGTGTAAGTAAATACATCGGTATTCTTTTTAAGCTCGTTTATCATCGGAACCATGTTTTCATATGCGATATCCTTGGTACCGGTTGCTGCAAGAACAAAGTACTCATTTTTCTTAAATCCGGAATTTCTTGCCGAACTCAAAACTTTTCCTGCACCGTCCCAGCAGTGACCTGACAGGGGCATGAAGTATGCAATGATATCAAGGTTGTTATTGAAGTTTGCCCATGTTGAACCGCCGCCCATTGAGAATCCGCCGTATGCACGGTGATATCTGGAGGCTTTCAGGCTACTGATGCTGGTATTGCCGTTAGCGTAGGTGGAATACTTGCCTTCAACATACGGTATGATGCTCCTGCGCATTTCGTCCCATACTCCATCAGCGCTGGAAGCCTTATTAAAGGTAGGAGTTACAACGATCATCGGTTCGATATCACCGTTTGCGATCATATTGTCCAGCATAAGGTCGATCTCGATGGAAGTATCGTTGAAGCAGGTATTCTCATTTTCTCCACCACCGTGCATCAGATAGAAGACATTGTACTTCTTCGATTTGTCATAGCCATAGGGCAGATACACGTTCATAACATTGTTTCCGTTGATGCCGTTATAGTATTCCTTGACAACGGTACCGTGCTTTGAGGGCTGTTTGAAGTAGCTGCTCGGAGCTTCTTTGTACTGGAGATTTGAGTTGTATTTGTAAGGTTCTTTTTCGGGTTTTAACTCAGGGAATTCTGTGATCTTGCCTAAAAGATATGACTCAAGGTAAGATACATCATTTTTGTCGATAGTACCGCTCTGATCGATATCTGCATTCTTCTTGGAAGTATCGTTTACAAATCCCTTGGAAATACCTCTCTTGAGTTCAACAAGATCCATAACTGTGATCTCGCCATCGAGGTCAATGTCGCCTCTTGCAGGACCCTTTGCAATAACTACATTTGACTTTGGTCCGTCGATCTTTGTTCCTGCGGGAGCGGCAATAACTTCATCTATAAAGAAATCGCAGGTCTCCTCAGTAGTCTCAGCTATGAGAACAAGATTTTCAGCACCCGAAGGTATAGTATATTTAGCGTTGTAGAGCTGAACATACTCACCGCGGTTTGCATAAGTCTGAGCTATCTTGTCATACTTTGTCTCACCGTTCAGGTCGTACTGCAATGTGAGTTTGAATTCTGTAGGATCTGAACCCTGTATATTTGTAAAGCAGGCACTGAATGCGTAACTCTTGCCGGGCACGAATGTACTTGTGCTCAGTGTTTTCATTCCGCCGTGCCATGCAGAGGTTCTTCCCGAAAGGCTCAGTGACCTGGTACCCTTATACTTTGTATCGGAACTTGTCTCGGCTGTACAGCCGCCTCTAGCTGACCAGTCATCTGTACCGTTTTCAAAAGTATCGTGGAACAGATAGGTGCTTGAAACTGTCTGTGCAGTTGAGGTGCCTGATGCGGTAATCTTTGTTCCTGCAGGTGCTACGATAACTTCATCTAAATAGAAATCACAGGTGTCTTCAGTAGTCTCTGCCACAAGTACAAGGTTTGTAGCTCCCGAGGGGATAGTATATGCGGAGTTGTAGAGCTGAACATATTTGCCGCGGTTGCCTGTAGCCTGAGCTATCTTTGCATAATTAGTCTCACCGTTCAGATCGTACTGCAATGTTAGTTTATATTCGGTAGTGTCAGAACCATCAAGATTTGTAAAGCAGGCACTGAATGCGTAGCTCTTTCCTGGTATAAATGTACTTGTACTCAGGGATCTCTGTCCGCCGTTCCATGTAGATGTTCTTCCGGAGAAACTGAGTGACTTAGAACCGCTAAGTTTTGAATTCGAGCTGACAGAAGCTGTACAGCTTCCTCTTGCAGACCATTTATCTGTTCCGCTTTCAAAAGTATCATGTATCCAGTAGCCATCAGCATCGGGTTCAACAATCGAAGGCGCATTCCACTCTGCACGCTCGTAGTCAAAATAGTCTACATCTACATAACCGCCTGTGGATTTTGTAGCATAGCTGTAAATAGCATTTCTGTAACCTGTGAAAAGTTTCAGGTCATAGGTCATACCAACCTGTGTGCCGATCTTTTTCCAGTTAGCGCCATCGAGAGAGTAGTAGAAGTTTACCTTATCGATATTATTTGATACATTGTAGTTGCTGTCAACGGTATTAAACTGGAAATCAGTCTTGAGGTATACTGTGTTACTGCTGAGAGATACTTCTTCCTGGATCTTGTCCGAACTGTTCATTACATCGCTGTTGCCGTTATAATTGCCGTTTGTAGCCATGTAGATCTTCTTTTCACCGCTGTCGGTAACACGTACACCGACATTTCCGTAATTATACTGGAAAGCGGAAAGACCTGCATAGTCTCCCGGCTTCATGTGAGAAACATCCATCTTTATGACACCTGAGCATGACGGACCTTCTGTCCTCATGGTCAGGGTATTTCTGGCATGGATAATGCTCTTTGCTGTGTATCCGTTTTTAAGGCGGAGCCAGCCCGGTCTTTCGGTAACAGACCAGTAATTATTATCGGGATTATGGTTCCACTGCCATTCAAGTTTAAGCTTGTTGGAGCTGTAACTGAACTCATCATCTTTAGCAAGCTGTGTACCTGTATGATTTCCCGACATATCAAGTACCACGGGAGCCTTTCCGTTAACACCCATCATAGGCCAGTTGTTCTGCCATGTAACAGGTACAAGAACAGGTATACGTCCTACTGCACCGTGATCCTGGAAGAGAAGACCGTACCAGTTTCCGTCGGGAGTATCAACTATGCCGCCCTGAGCTACGCCAGAGCCGTAAGTTCCCAGACCAGAATTGAGTACAGTCTTGCCTTCAAATGAACCGGTCAAGCTCTTGCTTCTATAGCAAAGCTCTGTTCTTCCGCTGCCGTTTGGCCATGCTATCAGGAAGACATAATAGTAACCGTTAATCTTCTGGATGTGTGAACCTTCACCCGCTAGTCCAGAAAGACCAGTTTTGATTATGGTGCGTTCCTGAGCGCCGTATGCAAAACCTGTCATCTGGGAATTGAGTTCCTTGATCTTGATCTCTCCGCCGCCGCCATAAACGAGATAGTTCCTTCCGTCATCATCGAAAAGTATCGAAGCATCGTGGTACATTCCGCTTATCTCGCTCTTTGTCCAGTTGCCGCTTTCGATATTGTTAGTCTTGTATATGTAGGATTTATTCGTGCCGTAGCTTCCAAAAAATACATAGAATGTTCCCTTGTTATACCTGAGACTCGCCGCCCATGAACCGTGAGCGTAATCGTGCTGACCGTTTGAGAGGGTCTGTTTAGCACCGTCAGCCATGGTATCATATACATAAGAGCATATCTCCCATGAAACAAGGTCTTTCGATTTCATTACAGGAACGCCAGGCGTGAAGAACATTGTGGTACTTACCATGTAGTAAGTATCTCCTACTCTGATGATATCAGGGTCAGGAACATCTGCCCATATCACGGGGTTTGCTACCTGTCCCGCTTCAAGAGCGGTTGCTGTCACAGCCGGTATCGCTCCACCTGCAGCTGCAAAGCAAGAAGCTGCCAGTGCCGCTGATGACAGTACTGACAATAATCTTTTGGTGATCGTCTTCGATCTTGACATAACGTCTTCCTCCAATCTGTATTGGTCTCCCATATTTCATATTATACAGAAGTGTCCTTCTGTTCGTAAAGTGCATTCCTTGTGCACTCTATCGATTTGATTAAGGTATGGCTGCGTGATATGCCGAATGAATATCCGTTTTCAACATAAAGATATGCTGATAATATAACTCAGGTATCTTTAGGAATTTGTCATGTATACTAATCAGACAACACTCAATATATAAGACTTTTTATTAAGCGCGTAAATATTAACGAGTAATGGCGCTTTTTCAAGCCGATATATCAGTTTTAGTATTTACGCCATGACATTAAAATACAATAATATTCTTATATCCAGACTAATATTTTTATATTCGTTTTTTCTGAAACAGACATTGTCAATTATATTATCGGAGCTTATCCAATTGCCGAATAGTCCATATAATTTTGTCATTTTCTCCTAAACACAGCCATTATACATATTATTTTCGTATACGCTATTGTTATTGTTAAAAATTATAGCACAGACATCATTTGTTGTCAAGTGTTATTTTTTATTATATTTGTAGATTAATTTTTTGATATGCATTTGTGATATCTGGGTTTCAATTTATGATATATTATTCCAGATTTTGTCAATAATATCTGTACGTAACATTTTTACTATTATTAACCTTTGGCACATCACCTGATTAACATATTCTATAATACTAAGTTGTCACCTCAGCTTAACTGCCGCATTAAGCATTCTAAATCAAGAAAAAAAATATTGGATCTACAGCATTCGCAACTTTTGACTGGAATATTTTTAAATCAGCAATATTAAATATTTAATTTTTTGTGGAAACTATTGCAATTTGCCCCGAAACGTGATATATTATAGTATGGAGTTTACATGGTATGATTTGTCTGTAGATTAATTAAATTATTTCGATTAAGATAATTTAAGCATCTCAGACACAAGTGCTCTGAAGGGATGAATGAAAATGAAGATGAGAAAGAAAGTATTAAAAACAGTGTCAGCAGTAGTAGCGGCTATCATAGCTGCCTCGGCTGTTGTACCTTCTGCCGTAACTTATCCTGTTACAGCAGCAGGCGGAAACGTTCAGATCTACGAATTTGAAAACGGCAAAACATCCGGCGGAAAGATATTTTCCAACGGAACTGAGGGTCTTAAACGCGGAGGAGACTGGAGCGATGCTACCGACCTATCGAATTTCTCGGGAAAAGGTTTCTCCTATCTCGACCAGAAAGGTACTACTGTCAGCGTTGAAGTCAACGCACCCGAAAAAGGTCTTTATCAGCTGACTTTCTGCTACTGTCAGCCGAGCGACAGAAACAGAAAAGTACAGTATCTCAACGTAAACGGTGTTAATCAGGGAGAACTGACTTTTCCGTACAACGAATCTTTCGGAGAAGTTTCGGGCGGAATCGTTCTGCTGAACAAGGGAAAGAATACCATCGAGCTAGAAGGATACTGGGGCTATACTTATTTTGACTATTTAAAGGTAGAACCTGCTCCAGAACATATCGCAAACCTTTCACCGACAACCGAACTTTCAAATCCTAATGCTTCGGATTCCACAAAGCGTCTCTACAGCTATCTGCGTGACCAGTATGGCAAACATATAATCGCAGGTCAGCAGGAGTACTGCGGTTCTCACAACTATAATTCATGGAACAGTCCCGATGTATTTATAAAGGACAACGAAGCAGAATTTGAGTATATCCTCGACAAGACAGGTAAACAGCCAGCGATACGCGGTATCGATCTGCTTGCATACAGCACCTCCTCCACATGGAGAGATGATGCTCCCGAGCGTGCTATCGAGTGGACAAACAAGTATCACGGCATCGTAACTATGACATGGCACTGGAACGTTCCCTGCGAAAAAGGCAGCAGCGATATTGCGTTCTATGTTAAATCCGCAAGTGATAAATATACAACTTTCAGCATAACAAAAGCCCTTGAGGAAGGTACATGGGAAAATGAAGTTCTCATGGCTGATATAAAGCTTATCGCAGGAGAACTTAAAAAGCTGAAAGATGCCGATGTTCCTGTTCTGTGGAGACCTCTCCACGAAGCCGAGGGTGCTTGGTTCTGGTGGGGTGCAGAGGGTGCAGAACCCTGCAAGAAGCTCTACCGTCTGCTTTATGATCAGCTTACAAATGTATACGGTCTGGATAACCTTATCTGGATATGGACAGGTTCAACTTCACCTGCTGCATCGGAATGGTATCCTGGTGATGATGTAGTTGATATCGTTGGCTGCGACAAGTACAACGCCAAAGACGGTCTGCCTAATCTCAGCGCTATCTCCGCAACATTCTACAGCCTTGTCCAGAGTACCGATGGTCAAAAGATGGTAACTATGTCTGAAAATGACTCTATACCTTCTATCGAAAATCTTGTGAATGAAAAGGCTCACTGGCTCTATTTCTGCCCCTGGTATATGAACTACCTTACAAGTGAACAAAACAATCCTGTAGATAATCTCATCGACGTTTATACAAGTGAATATTGTATAACTCTCGATGAGCTTCCCAATCTGAAAACTTATCCTATAGCAGAAAGCACGACTGCAAAGGCTAAAGCGCTTTACGGTGATGCAAACTGTGACGGAGAAGTTGATATATCCGATGCTGTGCTTGTAAAGCAGTATCTTGCTGCTCCTAAAAAGTATACTATATCAGCACAGGGTCTGAAAAATGCCGATGTCAATAACAGCGATGATGGTCTGACCGAACTTGATGCCATTGATATACAGAAGTACACGGCAGGTATCATCAAATCATTCAACGTCTGATAATCAATAACAATATCTGCGAAGAAAGCCCCATACTTTTACCGTAAATCAGGAAAAGCTCTTCTTTTATGATAGTGCTGTTGATTCAGAATATAAAATCTTTTGAGGAGGAGAATATCATGAAGTTAAGAAACAGGCTGCTGGCAGCAGCAGCAAGTGCGTCTCTCGTGCTGAGTCAGGCGGCATACTTTGCCCCTGCTGTTCATGCAGCTGATGAGCTCAAGGATGCACTTGCCAATTCTTCAAGCGTCAAGTACGACTTCGCAAGAGCATTGCAGTACTCTATGTACTTCTACGATGCAAATATGTGCGGTGATGACGTTGAAGGAAACAACCGCTTTGAATGGAGAGGAAATTGTCATACCTATGATTCAAAAGTTCCGCTCCACCCAATCGAGGACTGGGAAGGTGTAAACCTGACCGAATCACAGATCAAGAAGTACAAGAGTCTTCTTGACCCCGACGGTGACGGCTATGTTGATGTAGCAGGCGGTTACCACGATGCAGGTGACCACGTTAAATTCGGTATGCCCGAGAACTATGCCGCTTCAACAGTTGGCTGGGGTTATTACGAATTCCGTGATTCTTACATCAAGATCGGTGAACAGGATCACATCGAGACCATACTTCGTCATTTCAACGACTACCTTATGAAGTGTACTTTCCTTGACAAGAACGGTGATGTCGTTCTTCACTGCTATCAGGTAGGTGATGGTGATCTGGATCACAGTTTCTGGAATTCACCCGAGATGGACGAAATGGCAAGATCTGCATTCTTCCTGACACCCGAGAAGCCTCAGACTGACTATGCAGCATCTGCTGCAGCTTCGCTGGCTATCAACTATCTGAACTTCAAGGACACTGACAAGACCTATGCTCAGAAGAGCCTTAAATACGCAAAGGCACTCTTCAAGTTCGCTATGGATAATCCTAAGGATCTTTCCGATAACGGCGACGGTCCTAAGGGCTATTACAGATCCGGCAAATGGGAAGACGATTACTGCTGGGCTGCTGCTTGGCTATACAAGATAACCGGCGATCATATGTATCTCGAAGAGATCTACCCCAACTATGACTTCTATGCAGCACCCTGCTATGTACACTGCTGGAACGACGTATGGGGCGGAGTACAGTGCGTACTCGGTGAGATATGCAGAGATACTCCTTACACCAAGGGCGAATACGTTTATCCCGATTTCATTGAGGAATTCAAAAAAGCTGCAAACAAGAGCCCCTATGAGCAGATGAACTGCTGGGAGTCTGTTGAGAAGGCTATAAATAATTATATGACAGGCGGCGTAGGTAAAGTAACACCTCAGGGTTACTGGTGGCTGGATACATGGGGCAGTGCACGTTACAACACTGCTGCACAGCTGGAAGCACTGGTATACACCAAGTACAACGGTGATAAGCCCAATAAGTACAGTGACTGGGCTAAGAGCCAGATGGAATACATCATGGGCAACAATGATATCACCTATCTTGAGCGTATCGAGGAAAACAATGCAGCTGAGAAGAACGGTGAGCCTAAGCCATGGAGCGATGACGAACTTCACGGAAGCAGAAGCTTCATCGTAGGCTTCAACGAGAATTCTGTACAGTATCCTCACCACAGAGCAAGTTCAGGTCTTACCAAGTGTGAAGATCCCGATCCCCAGAGATATGTACTCTTTGGCGCACTTGCAGGTGGTCCCGACAATCAGGATCGTCACAATGATATAACCAAAGACTGGATCTACAACGAAGTTACTATCGACTACAACGCAGCTTTCGTAGGCGCAAGCGCAGGTCTTTACAAGTACTACGGTACTTCTCAGATGGCTCCTACCAAGAACTTCCCTCCCAAGCCTACATTCTCGGGCTCCAACGGCGGTTCGACCAGCAATGAGTGTTGGGTAACAGCCTGCGGTATCGATGATCTCCATTCTGACGGCGCAGGCGTTACCAAGGTTTCCCTTTATGTAATGACTGCTTCCACCAAGAAGGTTGAAGATCTTACAGTACGTTACTACTTCAGCACAAAGGGTATGAAAGACCCCAACAATATCAAGGTTTCCGAGCTTTACGATCAGGCTGCTGTAGAAGCCGCTCCCGCTAACGGTACAATCAGCGGTCCTTACAAGTACGACAAGATGAACGATATGTACTATGCCGAGATCAAGTGGGACGATTACAACATCGCAAACTCAGGCAAGAAGTATCAGTTCACTGTTGGTCTTTACTACGGTGACAATTGGGATCCTACCGATGACCCAAGCTACAAGGATCTCAAGATCTATGAGGTAGATGATGCATTCTTCGCAACAGGTACAGAAGTCAAGACAGAGAATATCTGCGTATACAGCGGAGATAAGCTTGTTGGCGGTATTGAGCCTGACGGTTCAAAGCCTGAATTTGACGAGCCTGAAGAAACTACCGAACCTACCGTTACCTGCAAATCCACCACTACTTCTACTGCTTCCATCAGCTGGAACAGTGTTGACGGTGTTTCCAAGTACGGCGTATTCGGTTACACCAACGGCAAGTGGTCCAAGCTTGCTGAAACAGCAAGTACTTCCTACAACTTCAGCGGTCTGAAGGCAGGCACAAGCTACAAGGTAGCTGTTCTTGCAAATAAGAACGGAAGCTACAGCGGAGATTTCTCAAAGGCTATAACCTTTAAAACAAAGACAGAGAGCAGTTCTACAAATGATCCTGTGATCAATGTTAAAGTAGAATACAGCGAACAGTATCACCAGATAAGATTCAGCTGGTCACCTGTAAAGGGCGCTACTAACTACGGCATAGCTGTATATCTTGCTGGTAAGTGGAGAGTTCAGACATCCAAGATACCTGCATCTACTCTCAGCTACATCACTCCCAAGAACCTGACACCCGGCATGACCTATAGGGTCGCAATCGCAGCTAAGGTCAACGGCGAATGGACACCTAATAATCCTGTTAAGAACTATATAAAAGTTACTGTAAGGTAATAGAATGATCTTTAACGGCAGTTTCTTCGGAAACTGCCGTTTTTTGCTGCACTAAAATTAATAACCGAAATACGAAATAATTCGAGATATAATAACGAGCCTATCCGATAAAAACAGACAGGCTCGTTTTCCTTGTTTATAGTAAAATCATTAAATTGCGCAATATACAGACAAAAAAATATCCGCTCCAAACGGAACGGATATTATTTTTGCAATAATTACTCAGCCTGAGGAGCACCAACAGGGCAAGTACCTGCACAAGCGCCGCAATCCAGACAAGCAGATGCGTCAATAGCATACTTGCCATCAGCCTCGGAAATAGCGCCAACAGGACATTCAGCAGCGCAAGCGCCGCAACCGATGCAATCTTCACTGATCTTATAAGCCATAGTAATATACCTCCTTGAAATCCTTAACGGAGAAACAGCCTTCTTTTCCGTTCTCCATAATATATAATAGCACATTTTCACGAATAGTCAAGGGATTTTATGAAAATTTAATGAAATATTAATAAACGATTAGTTGCGGCTAACCAATTCAATAGTTAGTCTGATATAATATCATTTTTATAATTGCATTACTGCCTGCGAAAGCTAAAAATACACAGTAAATACGTAATATTTGAGATAAATGATGTGAATTGCAAATTCAATAAAACCTATATATCCCGTTGGTTTTCGAGCATATTAGGAAGATAAATGTTAGCTTCGATTAACATTTTATTCACACAAAAAGCAGGTGCTCCCTAATACGGAAGCACCTGTAAACTATATGCTTATCCTGAAAAAAACTCTAAAATGAACCACATAGGCAAACTCAGCACAAAGCTTAGAATATTTGCAACGATCGCATAGCGTGCGCCTCTTCCTTCTAGGTATCCTCATCGGGAGTATTTTTCACTGTAAGATCAATGCTGGGCTTGGGACCCATATCGGCGTATACAGGCATAGCTGTAACTGTGATCAAAACTAAAACGGTGATCAGCGCAAATATTCTTTTTTTCAATTAAAATCAGACCCTTTCTTCACATCAGAACTTTGTAAGTTCGTCAGCGGCAAGAAGTCTGTAACCTGCATCGGTCAGCGCCTCGATAGCATTTTCGTTGCTGTCAACGCGGAGTATAAGGCAGGCTGTTACCTCGGAGGGATTCAGAAAAGCGGAGTACATATACTCAACACTGATGTTAGCCTTGTAAAGGGTCTTCATGATAGAAGCCATTCCGCCCGGCTTGTCCTCAGCGGTAACTGCGATGACATTTGTTACCTTTACCAGGTAATCAGCCTCTTTCAGGCACTCGATAGCCTTGTCGGTATCATCAACGATAAGTCTGAGGATACCGAAATCACTGCTGTCAGCAGTAGTTATAGCTCGGATATTGATATTGCCGTCTTTGAGGGTATGTGTAACGTCCGACAGTCTGCCGGGCTTGTTTTCAACAAATATAGATAACTGCTTTATAGTCATTGTTCTAACCTTCTTTCTTGTTTATCGTTTTTTTTGATAGTCTTTATTATGCTGCTCCGTTCTTTTAATAGTAAACAGCAACGCCGTGAAATCACATCATTGTTGTTCTCTCCGTAATAGTTTTGTATCAGTTCTGCGGCTACCTGCCGCTCACATAATATATACGTTTCGGAGATTGATTTTTTTGATGTGATTATCAACAAATATACGGAGCGTTAGATGTGATGATTGCACAAGATCTGCAAGCTGTTTATCGATTATTTAGATCGTCTTTTTCAAGCTTCTCCATCTCTTTTAACATCCTGCGGTTATCAGCTTTTCTCTTAGTTACCATTTCAACTGTAGATGCTGTAAGACCTATAAAAGTGCCTAAAAATATCACAACTAAAGCAGGAAAATTTACAGGATCATAGTCAGTGATCCTATAATTGGTCGCAGAGTAAAGATCAGTGTTTCCCAAAATTGCGGAATTGACCACCCAACAGACCATGGATATAATCACAGCAAGGAAAGCGGATACTCTGATGCCTTTCGCGCCATTTCCAAGAATATCTTTGCGCATCAGAAAGAACAGTATCGCATACACTGCCGCCCCTATACCTAAGATCATTCAATCGTCTCCTTAATATCTCTTTCTATTGGTCGGCTGTAAAAAGCACCCACAGACCATGTTCTGCCGCATATCTCCAAAAACTAAGACTATCCTGCAGATATTCCAGCGTATACTCGTAGTCTTCTTCGCCCTTGTCTTCGTACTCATCGGCAGGGATAGCAAAGTATCTGCGCCTGATCTCACTGTCTTCAAGACCCTGCAAAGCTTCATATACTTTTCTGACTTCATCGGGAGTTTTAGCTGTAATGATGTAGTCATCGTGATCTTCATCGAAATAAAGTACCTCACCGCCAAGCACAGCCTTTGCAAGAGGTTCTTCGCCGCCAAAGGAAAGCGTTCCGTCTGTCAGCAAGCGGTGCATAGCATCCCAGGACTTGTCGAGTTCATAAGTACGCTCTGGATATTCCTCGAAATACTCCTCCTCCAGTTCCTCGGATATATATTCGGGGCGTTCTTCCAATAGCATATCTCCGAGTTTTCTGACAACATCTTCGGGGACTGCAAAAAGCACACCCAGACAACTCATACCAGTTTCCTCTTGTCGATAACTCTGACAGCCTTACCCTCTGAACGTGGGATGCTCTTAGGCTCAACAAGGCTTATCTTAGCCTTTATGCCGAGTATCTGTACGATATCAGCGCTGAGCTTCTTTTCAAGTTCAGATACGGACTTGATGGTATCACCGATCATATCGTCTGTCAGTTCTACCTTGATCTCAAAGGTATCTGCATTACCTATTCTGTCAACTACGATCTGATAGTTGGGCTGAGCCTTGAAGTCCTTCAGCAGAACGGTCTCGATCTGGGACGGGAATACGTTTACGCCCTTGATTATCAGCATATCATCGCTTCTGCCCATGGGCTTGCACATCTTGATGAGTGTTCTGCCGCAGGAACATTTTTTGCGGTTGAGAATGCAGATGTCTCTTGTGCGGTATCTCAGCAGAGGGAAAGCTTCCTTGGTGATGCTTGTGAACACCAGCTCGCCCTTTTCACCCTCGGGAAGTACCTCACCGGTATCGGGATCGATTATTTCAGCGATGAAGTGGTCTTCGTTTATGTGCATACCTGTCTGTTCT from Ruminococcus albus AD2013 includes:
- a CDS encoding DUF362 domain-containing protein — protein: MAYKISEDCIGCGACAAECPVGAISEADGKYAIDASACLDCGACAGTCPVGAPQAE
- a CDS encoding glycoside hydrolase family 9 protein, with translation MKLRNRLLAAAASASLVLSQAAYFAPAVHAADELKDALANSSSVKYDFARALQYSMYFYDANMCGDDVEGNNRFEWRGNCHTYDSKVPLHPIEDWEGVNLTESQIKKYKSLLDPDGDGYVDVAGGYHDAGDHVKFGMPENYAASTVGWGYYEFRDSYIKIGEQDHIETILRHFNDYLMKCTFLDKNGDVVLHCYQVGDGDLDHSFWNSPEMDEMARSAFFLTPEKPQTDYAASAAASLAINYLNFKDTDKTYAQKSLKYAKALFKFAMDNPKDLSDNGDGPKGYYRSGKWEDDYCWAAAWLYKITGDHMYLEEIYPNYDFYAAPCYVHCWNDVWGGVQCVLGEICRDTPYTKGEYVYPDFIEEFKKAANKSPYEQMNCWESVEKAINNYMTGGVGKVTPQGYWWLDTWGSARYNTAAQLEALVYTKYNGDKPNKYSDWAKSQMEYIMGNNDITYLERIEENNAAEKNGEPKPWSDDELHGSRSFIVGFNENSVQYPHHRASSGLTKCEDPDPQRYVLFGALAGGPDNQDRHNDITKDWIYNEVTIDYNAAFVGASAGLYKYYGTSQMAPTKNFPPKPTFSGSNGGSTSNECWVTACGIDDLHSDGAGVTKVSLYVMTASTKKVEDLTVRYYFSTKGMKDPNNIKVSELYDQAAVEAAPANGTISGPYKYDKMNDMYYAEIKWDDYNIANSGKKYQFTVGLYYGDNWDPTDDPSYKDLKIYEVDDAFFATGTEVKTENICVYSGDKLVGGIEPDGSKPEFDEPEETTEPTVTCKSTTTSTASISWNSVDGVSKYGVFGYTNGKWSKLAETASTSYNFSGLKAGTSYKVAVLANKNGSYSGDFSKAITFKTKTESSSTNDPVINVKVEYSEQYHQIRFSWSPVKGATNYGIAVYLAGKWRVQTSKIPASTLSYITPKNLTPGMTYRVAIAAKVNGEWTPNNPVKNYIKVTVR
- a CDS encoding glycosyl hydrolase; translation: MKMKMRKKVLKTVSAVVAAIIAASAVVPSAVTYPVTAAGGNVQIYEFENGKTSGGKIFSNGTEGLKRGGDWSDATDLSNFSGKGFSYLDQKGTTVSVEVNAPEKGLYQLTFCYCQPSDRNRKVQYLNVNGVNQGELTFPYNESFGEVSGGIVLLNKGKNTIELEGYWGYTYFDYLKVEPAPEHIANLSPTTELSNPNASDSTKRLYSYLRDQYGKHIIAGQQEYCGSHNYNSWNSPDVFIKDNEAEFEYILDKTGKQPAIRGIDLLAYSTSSTWRDDAPERAIEWTNKYHGIVTMTWHWNVPCEKGSSDIAFYVKSASDKYTTFSITKALEEGTWENEVLMADIKLIAGELKKLKDADVPVLWRPLHEAEGAWFWWGAEGAEPCKKLYRLLYDQLTNVYGLDNLIWIWTGSTSPAASEWYPGDDVVDIVGCDKYNAKDGLPNLSAISATFYSLVQSTDGQKMVTMSENDSIPSIENLVNEKAHWLYFCPWYMNYLTSEQNNPVDNLIDVYTSEYCITLDELPNLKTYPIAESTTAKAKALYGDANCDGEVDISDAVLVKQYLAAPKKYTISAQGLKNADVNNSDDGLTELDAIDIQKYTAGIIKSFNV
- a CDS encoding family 43 glycosylhydrolase, giving the protein MSRSKTITKRLLSVLSSAALAASCFAAAGGAIPAVTATALEAGQVANPVIWADVPDPDIIRVGDTYYMVSTTMFFTPGVPVMKSKDLVSWEICSYVYDTMADGAKQTLSNGQHDYAHGSWAASLRYNKGTFYVFFGSYGTNKSYIYKTNNIESGNWTKSEISGMYHDASILFDDDGRNYLVYGGGGEIKIKELNSQMTGFAYGAQERTIIKTGLSGLAGEGSHIQKINGYYYVFLIAWPNGSGRTELCYRSKSLTGSFEGKTVLNSGLGTYGSGVAQGGIVDTPDGNWYGLLFQDHGAVGRIPVLVPVTWQNNWPMMGVNGKAPVVLDMSGNHTGTQLAKDDEFSYSSNKLKLEWQWNHNPDNNYWSVTERPGWLRLKNGYTAKSIIHARNTLTMRTEGPSCSGVIKMDVSHMKPGDYAGLSAFQYNYGNVGVRVTDSGEKKIYMATNGNYNGNSDVMNSSDKIQEEVSLSSNTVYLKTDFQFNTVDSNYNVSNNIDKVNFYYSLDGANWKKIGTQVGMTYDLKLFTGYRNAIYSYATKSTGGYVDVDYFDYERAEWNAPSIVEPDADGYWIHDTFESGTDKWSARGSCTASVSSNSKLSGSKSLSFSGRTSTWNGGQRSLSTSTFIPGKSYAFSACFTNLDGSDTTEYKLTLQYDLNGETNYAKIAQATGNRGKYVQLYNSAYTIPSGATNLVLVAETTEDTCDFYLDEVIVAPAGTKITASGTSTAQTVSSTYLFHDTFENGTDDWSARGGCTAETSSDTKYKGTRSLSLSGRTSAWHGGMKTLSTSTFVPGKSYAFSACFTNIQGSDPTEFKLTLQYDLNGETKYDKIAQTYANRGEYVQLYNAKYTIPSGAENLVLIAETTEETCDFFIDEVIAAPAGTKIDGPKSNVVIAKGPARGDIDLDGEITVMDLVELKRGISKGFVNDTSKKNADIDQSGTIDKNDVSYLESYLLGKITEFPELKPEKEPYKYNSNLQYKEAPSSYFKQPSKHGTVVKEYYNGINGNNVMNVYLPYGYDKSKKYNVFYLMHGGGENENTCFNDTSIEIDLMLDNMIANGDIEPMIVVTPTFNKASSADGVWDEMRRSIIPYVEGKYSTYANGNTSISSLKASRYHRAYGGFSMGGGSTWANFNNNLDIIAYFMPLSGHCWDGAGKVLSSARNSGFKKNEYFVLAATGTKDIAYENMVPMINELKKNTDVFTYTSDFSKGNLYFLEAPNNTHWWGYVRHYIYDALPYFFHEGQ